One window of the Lodderomyces elongisporus chromosome 6, complete sequence genome contains the following:
- the TAM41 gene encoding Mitochondrial translocator assembly and maintenance protein 41 (BUSCO:EOG09263B7X) gives MIRLLHYRIHTTCIRSILIHSRHNATAAYIRTTPYSDKYYQPIIAEGADGFDKLVIPIDFCADNQNLVEYEDQEKLEGIVKSFHAPMETAIGYGSGVLPQDGYPVDAGTATDTDTSIDTATDTSTAIDTASTSASTTAAMGTSKSDADPKQMDFIFVVKNSASFHKENLLQNANHYSSKSLMWINYIQGKGIYFNPYASINNHLTKYGIIERKSAMMDLSEWSSLYFAGRLQKPVNFVKDDDIMLKFLNQYNLKNAMTIAIFLIESNSFTERQLYEQITNLSYLGDFRMYIGGENPHKVKNIVSKQFHHFKKLYDPILQYFIHRNYLVITDNDETNRTFKTNLNPSSKIKLISCLPLKFRTQLYSRYPESSIKDIVKDRELANNLRKLIAKTIAYSSLVQAVKGVFTAGVMKSAKYALAKRKKSASVLVAK, from the coding sequence ATGATACGACTATTGCACTACCGCATCCACACAACTTGCATCAGAAGCATACTTATCCATAGTAGACACAATGCCACTGCAGCGTATATTCGAACGACACCTTATTCAGATAAGTACTATCAGCCAATCATTGCCGAGGGTGCAGATGGGTTCGACAAGTTGGTAATCCCCATAGATTTTTGTGCAGACAACCAGAACCTTGTAGAGTATGAGGATCAGGAGAAACTAGAAGGGATTGTGAAAAGTTTCCATGCACCAATGGAAACCGCGATTGGGTATGGATCGGGAGTGCTTCCGCAAGATGGATACCCCGTTGATGCAGGTACAGCCACTGACACTGATACCTCCATTGACACCGCCACTGACACCTCCACTGCCATTGACACCGCCTCAACCTCAGCCTCAACCACAGCAGCAATGGGGACCTCCAAGTCAGATGCAGATCCAAAGCAAATGGACTTTATCTTTGTTGTTAAAAACTCAGCATCATTCCATAAGGAGAACTTGTTACAAAATGCAAACCACTACTCGTCCAAGTCGCTTATGTGGATCAACTATATCCAGGGCAAGGGCATCTACTTTAACCCGTATGCATCTATCAACAATCATCTCACAAAGTACGGTATCATTGAGCGGAAGTCAGCAATGATGGACTTGAGTGAATGGTCTTCGTTATATTTTGCAGGAAGGTTGCAAAAACCGGTCAATTTCGTCAAGGACGACGATATCATGTTGAAGTTTCTTAACCAGTACAATTTGAAGAATGCCATGACTATTGCCATTTTCCTCATTGAGTCCAACTCGTTCACCGAGAGGCAATTGTACGAGCAGATCACCAACTTGTCGTACTTGGGTGATTTTAGAATGTACATTGGCGGAGAGAACCCGCACAAGGTAAAGAACATTGTTTCCAAGCAGTTTCACCACTTTAAGAAACTATACGATCCGATATTGCAGTATTTCATCCACCGAAATTACTTGGTAATTACAGACAATGACGAGACAAACAGAACGTTCAAGACCAACCTCAATCCAAGTTCCAAGATCAAGCTAATATCGTGTTTGCCATTGAAGTTTAGAACCCAATTGTATAGCAGGTATCCTGAATCGTCGATCAAGGATATTGTCAAGGACCGCGAGTTGGCCAATAATCTTCGGAAATTGATTGCAAAGACCATTGCGTACAGTTCGCTCGTGCAAGCTGTAAAGGGTGTTTTCACTGCGGGTGTGATGAAATCAGCGAAATATGCTTTGgcgaagaggaagaagtcTGCGAGTGTATTGGTGGCGAAATAG